From one Hirundo rustica isolate bHirRus1 chromosome 8, bHirRus1.pri.v3, whole genome shotgun sequence genomic stretch:
- the NUDT13 gene encoding NAD(P)H pyrophosphatase NUDT13, mitochondrial isoform X3: MKGILEKFQEAEQWIEKSVLIGCSDEHRPCFALDLGALDKSVIESELQGSFTDLRKALFVVDGKDSSLLASAQSLLRWHDSHQYCSKTGQPTQKNPAGSKRVCRTSGVTYYPQMSPVVITLVSNGSRCLLARQPSFPPGMFTALSGFCDLGENVEEAVRREVAEEVGLEVESLRYSASQHWPFPSSSLIIACHALVGAQRSEISMDTLELEEARWFGLEEIMEGIERKPSSSKQGDGSFLPWFPPKQAIAHQLIREWIQQQTAQTA; encoded by the exons ATGAAAGGGATTCTGGAGAAGTTCCAAGAGGCTGAGCAGTGGATAGAGAAGTCGGTGCTGATTGGTTGTTCGGACGAGCACAGACCATGCTTCGCACTGGATTTAG gaGCCTTGGATAAATCAGTCATTGAGTCAGAACTGCAGGGATCATTTACTGACCTACGAAAGGCTCTCTTTGTAGTGGATGGGAAGGATTCTTCTTTGCTCGCTTCG GCCCAGTCCCTTCTGCGGTGGCACGATTCCCACCAGTACTGCAGCAAAACTGGGCAGCCCACTCAGAAGAACCCAGCTGGCAGCAAACGTGTCTGCCGCACCAGTGGAGTCACCTACTACCCACAG ATGTCTCCAGTGGTGATCACCCTGGTGTCCAACGGGAGCCGGTGCCTCCTGGCCCGGCAGCCCTCATTTCCCCCGGGGATGTTCACGGCTCTGTCAGGCTTCTGTGACCTGG GCGAAAACGTGGAGGAGGCAGTGCGGCGAGAAGTGGCCGAAGaggtggggctggaggtggaGTCGCTCCGCTACTCGGCTTCCCAGCACTggcccttccccagcagctccttaaTAATTGCCTGCCACGCCCTGGTGGGAGCCCAGCGATCTGAG ATCAGTATGGACACCCTGGAACTGGAGGAAGCCCGTTGGTTTGGCCTGGAGGAAATTATGGAGGGTATCGAGAGGAAACCCAGCTCTTCAAAACAAGGCGATGGTAGTTTTTTACCCTGGTTCCCTCCCAAACAGGCCATTGCTCACCAGCTGATCCGTGAGTGGATTCAGCAGCAGACTGCCCAGACAGCTTAG
- the NUDT13 gene encoding NAD(P)H pyrophosphatase NUDT13, mitochondrial isoform X2, translated as MAAVYQALNRRVSSLVCRLHSTYVRKMRYLNQLKEDDSLCRQAQTSGTFYLFHNLSPFLQKVRKKYLVPQLSAAEMKGILEKFQEAEQWIEKSVLIGCSDEHRPCFALDLGALDKSVIESELQGSFTDLRKALFVVDGKDSSLLASAQSLLRWHDSHQYCSKTGQPTQKNPAGSKRVCRTSGVTYYPQMSPVVITLVSNGSRCLLARQPSFPPGMFTALSGFCDLGENVEEAVRREVAEEVGLEVESLRYSASQHWPFPSSSLIIACHALVGAQRSEVHLFLNPGIVCYAIKFSYQDCFRMGTCKLL; from the exons ATGGCTGCAGTGTATCAAGCCCTGAACAGGAGAGTTTCCTCCCTTGTCTGCAGGTTGCACTCCACCTATGTGAGAAAAATGAG ATACCTAAATCAATTAAAGGAAGATGACAGCCTTTGTAGACAAGCTCAGACCTCAGGAACTTTCTACCTCTTTCACAATCTCTCCCCCTTCCTGCAGAAAGTCAGGAAGAAATATTTGGTACCACAGCTCAGTGCAGCAG AGATGAAAGGGATTCTGGAGAAGTTCCAAGAGGCTGAGCAGTGGATAGAGAAGTCGGTGCTGATTGGTTGTTCGGACGAGCACAGACCATGCTTCGCACTGGATTTAG gaGCCTTGGATAAATCAGTCATTGAGTCAGAACTGCAGGGATCATTTACTGACCTACGAAAGGCTCTCTTTGTAGTGGATGGGAAGGATTCTTCTTTGCTCGCTTCG GCCCAGTCCCTTCTGCGGTGGCACGATTCCCACCAGTACTGCAGCAAAACTGGGCAGCCCACTCAGAAGAACCCAGCTGGCAGCAAACGTGTCTGCCGCACCAGTGGAGTCACCTACTACCCACAG ATGTCTCCAGTGGTGATCACCCTGGTGTCCAACGGGAGCCGGTGCCTCCTGGCCCGGCAGCCCTCATTTCCCCCGGGGATGTTCACGGCTCTGTCAGGCTTCTGTGACCTGG GCGAAAACGTGGAGGAGGCAGTGCGGCGAGAAGTGGCCGAAGaggtggggctggaggtggaGTCGCTCCGCTACTCGGCTTCCCAGCACTggcccttccccagcagctccttaaTAATTGCCTGCCACGCCCTGGTGGGAGCCCAGCGATCTGAG GTGCATTTGTTTCTCAACCCAGGAATAGTTTGTTATGCTATCAAGTTTTCATACCAAGATTGTTTTCGCATGGGAACTTGTAAATTACTTTGA
- the NUDT13 gene encoding NAD(P)H pyrophosphatase NUDT13, mitochondrial isoform X1, with protein sequence MAAVYQALNRRVSSLVCRLHSTYVRKMRYLNQLKEDDSLCRQAQTSGTFYLFHNLSPFLQKVRKKYLVPQLSAAEMKGILEKFQEAEQWIEKSVLIGCSDEHRPCFALDLGALDKSVIESELQGSFTDLRKALFVVDGKDSSLLASAQSLLRWHDSHQYCSKTGQPTQKNPAGSKRVCRTSGVTYYPQMSPVVITLVSNGSRCLLARQPSFPPGMFTALSGFCDLGENVEEAVRREVAEEVGLEVESLRYSASQHWPFPSSSLIIACHALVGAQRSEISMDTLELEEARWFGLEEIMEGIERKPSSSKQGDGSFLPWFPPKQAIAHQLIREWIQQQTAQTA encoded by the exons ATGGCTGCAGTGTATCAAGCCCTGAACAGGAGAGTTTCCTCCCTTGTCTGCAGGTTGCACTCCACCTATGTGAGAAAAATGAG ATACCTAAATCAATTAAAGGAAGATGACAGCCTTTGTAGACAAGCTCAGACCTCAGGAACTTTCTACCTCTTTCACAATCTCTCCCCCTTCCTGCAGAAAGTCAGGAAGAAATATTTGGTACCACAGCTCAGTGCAGCAG AGATGAAAGGGATTCTGGAGAAGTTCCAAGAGGCTGAGCAGTGGATAGAGAAGTCGGTGCTGATTGGTTGTTCGGACGAGCACAGACCATGCTTCGCACTGGATTTAG gaGCCTTGGATAAATCAGTCATTGAGTCAGAACTGCAGGGATCATTTACTGACCTACGAAAGGCTCTCTTTGTAGTGGATGGGAAGGATTCTTCTTTGCTCGCTTCG GCCCAGTCCCTTCTGCGGTGGCACGATTCCCACCAGTACTGCAGCAAAACTGGGCAGCCCACTCAGAAGAACCCAGCTGGCAGCAAACGTGTCTGCCGCACCAGTGGAGTCACCTACTACCCACAG ATGTCTCCAGTGGTGATCACCCTGGTGTCCAACGGGAGCCGGTGCCTCCTGGCCCGGCAGCCCTCATTTCCCCCGGGGATGTTCACGGCTCTGTCAGGCTTCTGTGACCTGG GCGAAAACGTGGAGGAGGCAGTGCGGCGAGAAGTGGCCGAAGaggtggggctggaggtggaGTCGCTCCGCTACTCGGCTTCCCAGCACTggcccttccccagcagctccttaaTAATTGCCTGCCACGCCCTGGTGGGAGCCCAGCGATCTGAG ATCAGTATGGACACCCTGGAACTGGAGGAAGCCCGTTGGTTTGGCCTGGAGGAAATTATGGAGGGTATCGAGAGGAAACCCAGCTCTTCAAAACAAGGCGATGGTAGTTTTTTACCCTGGTTCCCTCCCAAACAGGCCATTGCTCACCAGCTGATCCGTGAGTGGATTCAGCAGCAGACTGCCCAGACAGCTTAG